Part of the Polaribacter sp. Hel1_33_78 genome is shown below.
GTTGCATTTCCACTGAATTTTTGCGCATTTAAACACATTGTGAATAGTACAAAAAATAGGAAAAGCTTGTAAGTATTTGACTTCATGTTTAATATTTTTGTTTAGCTAAACTAATGAAATTTTAAACAAAAAAATTGATCTTGCTTACAATTTAACAATATTTTAAATTTATTATACAACTTTACCTTCACAAATTCTCTAGGGACTAAAAGTTAAAATTAAGTGTTTATATCTGTTCTTAAACTATAATTTAAACTCTTTTTGTAAGGTCCCCCCGAAAAAAAACCGTTTGAAAGACCCCTAATTTATGGATACTTTTTTTAGATTGTATTATTTCGAAAATTACCAACGAATCACTACAGAACCCCAGGTAAATCCACTTCCAAAAGCAGCTAAAAGTACCAAATCATTTTCTTTAATTTTGCCTTGTTCCCAGGCCTCGGTTAAAGCAATAATTACCGATGCAGCCGTTGTATTACCATATTTCATAATATTATTATGCACCTTATCATCTGTTAAGCTAAATTTCTTTTGAATGAATTGCGCAATACGTAAATTCGCTTGATGAGGAATTAACATATCTATATCTTCTTTCCCTAAATTATTCGCAGCTAAACCTTCTACAATTGCTTCAGAAAAGCGTGTAACAGCATGTTTAAAAACAAACTGTCCATTCATATAAGGATAATAAGAAACATCATCAGGATCGTTATTTTCTATAATTTCAGGCACCCATCGTTGTGTTGACGGTCCCTCTAATACGAGCTCTTTGGCATGTTTTCCTTCAAAATGTAAATGAGAAGATAAAATTCCTTTTCCTTTTTCTTCACATCTAGATAAAACTGCAGCTCCTGCTCCATCACCAAAAATAACAGTAACACCTCTACCTCTTGTCGATTTTTCCAAACCTCCAGAATGATTTTCAGAACCAATTACCAAAATATTTTTATACATTCCTGTTTTTATAAACTGGTCTGCCACAGACAAGGCATAAATAAAACCAGAACATTGGTTACGCACATCTAAAGCACCTATAGTGGGCATATCTAACATATCTTGCACTTGCACACCGCCTCCAGGAAAATACATATCAGGACTTAAAGTTGCAAACACAATAAAATCGATATCATCTTTAGTTAGGCCAGCTCTTTCGATAGCAATTCTAGATGCTTTTGCGCCCATAACTGCTGTGGTATCTCCAGATTTAGGATCAATCCAACGTCTTTCTTTAATTCCGGTTCTTTCTTGGATCCATTCGTCCGATGTTTCCATAAATTCCTTTAAATCATCGTTGGTAACCACATTATCTGGAACATAATAACCAAGGCCAGTTATTTTAGAATTGTACATATGTTGATGTTTTTATTTAATTCTTATTTATATTAAGCTAAAATAGGGATAAATTTGCATGTTTACAAAATGGCTAATTGTGGTAGCAAATCATAAACATAAAACAGAAATGTTAAGAGGTATTTAATTCTTTATGAGGAATTTTACTCATTGCATATTCCGATATTGCTGTGATAGATAATGAAGGATTTACTCCTGGATTTGCAGATATCATAGAACCATCACAAATCATCATGTTTTTGTAACCAAAAACATTACAATCTTTATCTATTACGCCAGATTCAATGTCATGCCCCATAACAGAACCTCCTAAAATATGAGCTGTTGTTGTTGTTCCTAATAGAACATCTGTAAAACTTGAATAAGGAATTCCCTTTATTTTTTCTCCAACTTTTTTCCCGAAAGTAATTGCCTCAGGAATAAAAGCATTTGGTTTTTCTCCATTCTTCGCAATTGTTTTCATTTTTGTAAACCTACCTCTTTTTATTTCCAGAGTGCTATCTAGGGTCTGCATAAAGAGTAGAACGGCAGTTTTCTGTGCGTATTTACTAGTAAAAAACGTTTTTAAAATATAAAAAGGTTTGGTTATTAAAACTCCTAAAACTCCTAAAATTCTAAATATTCCGTATTTCCCTTTCACCGTTGGTATGGTCATCAGTTTAAAAAAACCAGATCCTTTTGCATATCTAACGGGTTCTATATGAGTATTCTTATCTGTATGTAAAATAGAACCAATTGCGATTCCTTTGGAGTAATCTTTATCCTCATCTTTTGCAGATGTGATAGATAATAAAGATTCATTATTTGTTCTAATATCTTTACCAACAAAGTTTGATAAATTGGGTAAGGAAGTTTCTTTTAACTTCAATAATAAAGGAATCGTGCCCATAACTCCTCCCGAAAAAATAATCCCTTTTGCAGTAACACTTTCTTTCTTTTTTCTACCAATACTCGATTTATAACTTACATGGTATCCTTTCGAAGTATCACTACTATCTATAGCTTCAACATTAAAAACTTCTTTTTCTGCAATTATTTTAGCACCTAACTTTTGTGCTAAATACAAGTAGTTTTTATCTAATGTATTTTTAGCATTATATCTACAACCAGTCATACATGCACCACAATGTGTGCATCCTTTTCTATCGGGGCCTTTTCCATTAAAATAAGGGTCTTTAGCAGTTTTGCCTGGTTCCCCAAAAAACACCGCTACTTTTGCGGCTTCAAAATCATTTTCTTTCCCCAAGTCTTTTGCAATCTCTTTTATCAATATATCGGCGTCATGCAACTTTGGATTAACTGCAGCACCTAACATTTTATAAGCTGTTTTATAAAAAGGATTTAATATTTCTTGCCAAGAATTTAAACTTGCCCAACTACCTGTTTTAAAAAAATCTTCTTTAGGAATTGGTAAAGTGTTTGCATATGTTAGAGAACCACCACCAACTCCAACTCCAGAGAGCACAGTAACATGATTTAAAAATGTCATTTTAAAAATACCGTGCAAACCAAATTTAGGAAACCACATCCATTTTTTTAAATTCCAATTTGTTTTTGGAAAATCTTCTGCTCCAAACCATTTTCCTTTTTCGATGACTAAAACTTTATACCCTTTTTCAGATAAACGCAGCGCACTCACAGAACCTCCAAAACCACTTCCTACAATTACATAATCATACTCCAAATCTATCATAAAACAAGAACTACATTGCTAGATGATAAAAATAGCGAAAAATCAGTTGTAAAAATAATTTATGTCATCTTGTCATAATAAAATGTTTGGTATTTTTTTTGACTAAGGTTAATTCATAAATAATAAAGTCAAACAAAATATACATAAAATGGCAAAAGGAAATATCAATGTATCAGTAGAAAATATTTTTCCACTGATTAAAAAATTCTTGTATTCTGATCACGAAATCTTTTTACGTGAACTAATTTCTAACGGAACAGACGCAACTACAAAATTAAAGCACTTAATTTCTATAGGCGAAGCCAAAACAGAATTAGGTGATGCTAAGATTGAAATAAGCATAAATAAAGAAGCTAAAACCCTAACAATTAAAGATCAAGGACTAGGAATGACTGCAGATGAAGTTGAAAAATACATCAACCAAATTGCATTTTCTGGAGCTGAAGAATTTTTAGAAAAATATAAAGACGATAAAAACGAAACTGGTGTAATTGGTCATTTTGGTTTAGGATTTTACTCAGCTTTTATGGTTGCAGATAAAGTTGACTTAATTACAAAGTCTTTTAAAGATGAACCAGCAGCTCACTGGAATTGTGATGGCTCTCCAGAATATACTTTAGTTGAACACGACAAATCTGACAGAGGAACAGAAATCATTTTACATATTGCAGAAGATTCTTTAGAATTTTTAGAAGAAGGTAAAATTGAAGGTTTATTATCTAAGTACAATCGTTTTAATCAAGTACCAATTAAATTTGGAACTAAAGAAATTAACGATCCTGAATTTACCCCAGCAACTACTAAAGATGCAGAAGGTAAAGAAACTACCGAGCCGCATAAGCAAATTACTGTTGATAAGATCATCAACAACACAGAACCTGCCTGGACAAAAGCTCCTGCAGATTTAAACGATGAAGATTATAATAATTTCTACAGAGAATTGTATCCAATGCAATTTGAAGAGTCATTATTTCACATTCATTTAAATGTAGATTATCCTTTTAACTTAACAGGAATTTTATTCTTCCCTAAGTTAAGTCCTTCAATGGATATGCAAAAGGATAAGATTCAGTTGTATCAAAACCAAGTATATGTAACTGATAATGTTGAAGGAATTGTACCAGACTTTTTACAAATGTTAAAAGGTGTTATCGATTCTCCAGACATTCCATTAAACGTTTCTCGTTCAGGTTTGCAAGCAGATGGAGCTGTTAAGAAAATATCTGGTTACATTACTAAAAAAGTTGCTGATAAATTAAGTTCTTTATTCAAAAAAGACAGAGCAGATTTTGAAACAAAATGGAATGATATTAAAGTAATTATTGAATACGGAATGTTGTCTGAAGATAAATTCTTTGACAAAGCGAAGAAGTTTGCTTTGTACCCAACAGTATCAAATGCTTATTTTACGTTTGATGAATTGATTGAAAAAACAAAAGATACTCAAACGGATAAAGACGGAAATCAAGTTATTTTATATACTTCTAATAAAGAGGCACAACACAGTTATATTCAAGAGGCAACAGCAAAAGGGTATGAAGTGCTAATTTTAGACTCTCCAATTATTTCTCACTTAATGCAGAAATTAGAAGGTGGAGACGGAAAAGTGAAGTTTACTCGAATAGATTCTGATCATGTTGATAATTTAATTAAAAAAGACGAAAACGTAATTTCTAAATTATCTGATGAAGAAAAAGAAACTTTAAAGCCGATTATTGAAGGTGCTTTAGATTCTAAAACCTACACCGTTCAATTAGAAGCTATGGATTCTGCTTCTTCTCCATTTATGATTACTGTACCAGAATTTATGCGTAGAATGAAAGAAATGCAAGCTTCTGGTGGTGGAGGAATGATGGGAATGGGCAATTTCCCGGACATGTACAACTTGGTTGTAAATACAAACAGTCCATTAGTTTCTGACATTTTAAATAATAAAGATGAAGCAGCACAGAAACACTTAATCTCTCAGGCTTTTGATTTAGCAAAATTATCTCAAAACCTTTTACATGGAGAAGAGTTAACAAACTTTATTAAACGTTCTTACGAA
Proteins encoded:
- a CDS encoding 3-oxoacyl-ACP synthase III family protein, which codes for MYNSKITGLGYYVPDNVVTNDDLKEFMETSDEWIQERTGIKERRWIDPKSGDTTAVMGAKASRIAIERAGLTKDDIDFIVFATLSPDMYFPGGGVQVQDMLDMPTIGALDVRNQCSGFIYALSVADQFIKTGMYKNILVIGSENHSGGLEKSTRGRGVTVIFGDGAGAAVLSRCEEKGKGILSSHLHFEGKHAKELVLEGPSTQRWVPEIIENNDPDDVSYYPYMNGQFVFKHAVTRFSEAIVEGLAANNLGKEDIDMLIPHQANLRIAQFIQKKFSLTDDKVHNNIMKYGNTTAASVIIALTEAWEQGKIKENDLVLLAAFGSGFTWGSVVIRW
- a CDS encoding GMC oxidoreductase; the protein is MIDLEYDYVIVGSGFGGSVSALRLSEKGYKVLVIEKGKWFGAEDFPKTNWNLKKWMWFPKFGLHGIFKMTFLNHVTVLSGVGVGGGSLTYANTLPIPKEDFFKTGSWASLNSWQEILNPFYKTAYKMLGAAVNPKLHDADILIKEIAKDLGKENDFEAAKVAVFFGEPGKTAKDPYFNGKGPDRKGCTHCGACMTGCRYNAKNTLDKNYLYLAQKLGAKIIAEKEVFNVEAIDSSDTSKGYHVSYKSSIGRKKKESVTAKGIIFSGGVMGTIPLLLKLKETSLPNLSNFVGKDIRTNNESLLSITSAKDEDKDYSKGIAIGSILHTDKNTHIEPVRYAKGSGFFKLMTIPTVKGKYGIFRILGVLGVLITKPFYILKTFFTSKYAQKTAVLLFMQTLDSTLEIKRGRFTKMKTIAKNGEKPNAFIPEAITFGKKVGEKIKGIPYSSFTDVLLGTTTTAHILGGSVMGHDIESGVIDKDCNVFGYKNMMICDGSMISANPGVNPSLSITAISEYAMSKIPHKELNTS
- the htpG gene encoding molecular chaperone HtpG is translated as MAKGNINVSVENIFPLIKKFLYSDHEIFLRELISNGTDATTKLKHLISIGEAKTELGDAKIEISINKEAKTLTIKDQGLGMTADEVEKYINQIAFSGAEEFLEKYKDDKNETGVIGHFGLGFYSAFMVADKVDLITKSFKDEPAAHWNCDGSPEYTLVEHDKSDRGTEIILHIAEDSLEFLEEGKIEGLLSKYNRFNQVPIKFGTKEINDPEFTPATTKDAEGKETTEPHKQITVDKIINNTEPAWTKAPADLNDEDYNNFYRELYPMQFEESLFHIHLNVDYPFNLTGILFFPKLSPSMDMQKDKIQLYQNQVYVTDNVEGIVPDFLQMLKGVIDSPDIPLNVSRSGLQADGAVKKISGYITKKVADKLSSLFKKDRADFETKWNDIKVIIEYGMLSEDKFFDKAKKFALYPTVSNAYFTFDELIEKTKDTQTDKDGNQVILYTSNKEAQHSYIQEATAKGYEVLILDSPIISHLMQKLEGGDGKVKFTRIDSDHVDNLIKKDENVISKLSDEEKETLKPIIEGALDSKTYTVQLEAMDSASSPFMITVPEFMRRMKEMQASGGGGMMGMGNFPDMYNLVVNTNSPLVSDILNNKDEAAQKHLISQAFDLAKLSQNLLHGEELTNFIKRSYELIK